A part of Paenibacillus sp. 481 genomic DNA contains:
- a CDS encoding carbohydrate ABC transporter permease, which translates to MKQMLVSSSLGIYALVTLYPLMWLFMSALKTNAEFYASPFGLPATWQWSNFARAWEVSGMGTAMVNSLIVTSTALVLTLLLGALAAYVLARFSFRGRSIIHLLFVLGMLIPIHSTLVPLFIMMSKMGMLNTYAALILPYTAFELPIAVFVVAAYLANIPKEMEEAALVDGSNYYGIFYRIMLPVALPALATVAILGFLRFWNDFAFALVFINSPALKTLPLSLSVFATGYATDYKLTMAALSLAALPTIVIYILFQEQVMKGMAAGAVKG; encoded by the coding sequence ATGAAGCAAATGCTCGTCTCTTCAAGCTTAGGGATTTACGCGCTTGTGACATTGTATCCACTCATGTGGTTGTTCATGAGTGCGCTAAAGACGAATGCGGAGTTCTACGCCTCTCCTTTTGGTCTGCCTGCGACGTGGCAATGGTCCAATTTTGCTCGTGCGTGGGAAGTGTCGGGTATGGGAACAGCCATGGTCAATTCACTCATCGTGACGTCAACGGCGCTGGTACTAACGTTATTGTTAGGTGCGTTGGCCGCCTATGTCTTAGCGCGGTTTTCGTTTCGCGGCCGTTCTATTATTCATCTGTTGTTCGTACTAGGGATGCTGATTCCGATTCATAGCACGCTTGTCCCTTTGTTTATTATGATGAGCAAAATGGGGATGTTGAACACATATGCGGCGCTCATCTTGCCCTATACGGCGTTTGAGTTGCCAATCGCGGTATTTGTCGTTGCTGCATATTTGGCGAACATTCCGAAGGAAATGGAAGAAGCAGCACTCGTCGATGGAAGTAATTATTACGGCATCTTCTACCGTATCATGCTTCCCGTAGCGCTTCCAGCCTTGGCAACCGTCGCAATCTTAGGCTTTTTACGGTTCTGGAACGACTTTGCTTTCGCGCTAGTATTTATAAATAGCCCAGCTTTGAAGACGCTGCCACTTAGTTTATCGGTCTTTGCTACAGGCTACGCGACCGACTATAAACTTACGATGGCTGCACTGTCATTGGCGGCACTGCCGACAATCGTGATTTACATTTTATTTCAAGAGCAAGTAATGAAAGGGATGGCGGCTGGCGCAGTAAAGGGTTAA
- a CDS encoding LacI family DNA-binding transcriptional regulator, whose amino-acid sequence MATIYDIAKRANVSAMTVSRVINNTGRVSEKTRAKVKKVMEEMQYIPNSVARCLVTQESKVLSLLISDIANPFFTTMARGAEDAAMRQGYRLMFGNSDESIDKERDYVEMILSMRVDGVLFAPSSDRSLQHLEWLQRKNVPFVLLDREVTGIESDAVLGDSREGARKLVTEMIQRGHRRIAIIIGQVDISTSRERHAGYMDALKLADIPYDESLVMMSSYPSQHGRFIFKDGWLNSNGSERPTAIFAANNMLALSVLQTVRDLGLRVPDDLSIACFDDFGRLEEANPFFTVASQPAYQFGELGIQLLLERIRDRNRAVRRIVLPCSIHLRQSVAAALGATTPKHVSSYFSG is encoded by the coding sequence ATGGCTACGATTTATGATATTGCCAAGCGAGCGAATGTATCAGCTATGACTGTGTCGCGTGTCATCAACAACACAGGTCGTGTAAGTGAAAAGACACGAGCAAAGGTCAAGAAAGTAATGGAGGAAATGCAGTACATCCCGAACTCGGTGGCGCGATGTCTCGTCACACAAGAATCGAAAGTATTGTCCCTTCTCATCTCAGACATTGCAAATCCCTTTTTCACAACGATGGCACGTGGAGCTGAAGATGCCGCCATGCGGCAAGGCTATCGACTTATGTTTGGTAATAGTGATGAAAGTATTGACAAAGAGCGGGACTACGTCGAAATGATTTTGTCCATGCGTGTTGACGGTGTATTGTTTGCACCGAGCAGCGACCGCTCACTTCAACATTTGGAGTGGCTCCAACGTAAAAATGTTCCTTTCGTACTGTTAGATCGTGAAGTGACTGGCATCGAAAGTGATGCCGTGCTTGGCGACAGTCGCGAAGGAGCACGTAAACTTGTTACGGAGATGATTCAACGTGGTCATCGACGAATTGCAATCATAATTGGTCAGGTGGACATTTCAACTTCACGAGAGCGCCATGCTGGGTATATGGACGCCTTAAAGCTAGCCGACATTCCCTATGATGAGTCGCTTGTGATGATGAGCAGTTATCCATCACAACATGGCAGATTCATATTCAAAGATGGATGGCTAAACAGCAATGGCTCCGAGCGTCCAACCGCTATTTTTGCGGCAAATAACATGCTTGCCTTATCGGTATTGCAAACCGTGCGTGATCTAGGGTTGCGCGTACCTGATGACTTGTCTATCGCATGTTTTGATGACTTCGGTCGTTTAGAAGAAGCAAATCCGTTCTTCACCGTCGCTTCCCAGCCTGCCTACCAATTTGGCGAACTGGGTATACAACTACTGCTCGAACGTATTCGTGACCGCAATCGCGCTGTTCGACGCATTGTCTTGCCATGTAGCATTCATTTGCGACAATCTGTCGCAGCTGCATTGGGTGCAACTACGCCGAAGCACGTATCAAGTTATTTTTCTGGTTAA
- the rbsK gene encoding ribokinase, which produces MSLINRLSRPNITVIGSINMDLVTVTNKMPDGGETVHGEQFATLCGGKGANQAVACARLGANVTFIGAVGNDAFGEIMVNNLKQEGVHTELIAVRDDVASGTATIVVADNDNRIIVVPGANGKVSAAQVQEHADIIRQSDLVLLQLETPLPTVEAAVELAYDAGKLIILNPAPAVKLPASLLDKVSYVTPNEHELAILLGNPASVHTVGSASPDVVEADVKAALLQHLPGRVVMTKGAEGAYWTDSTGSVQRTASHSVQAVDTTGAGDTFNGALAVKLAQGFALQEAISWAVAAGALSVTKFGAQSGMPTDDELESFMAQL; this is translated from the coding sequence ATGAGCTTAATCAACAGACTTAGCCGTCCGAACATTACGGTTATCGGTAGTATAAATATGGACCTGGTTACCGTTACAAACAAGATGCCGGATGGCGGTGAAACGGTTCACGGCGAACAATTCGCTACCTTGTGCGGCGGTAAAGGGGCAAATCAAGCCGTCGCCTGTGCGAGACTCGGCGCAAATGTTACCTTTATCGGAGCCGTTGGCAACGATGCGTTCGGCGAAATTATGGTTAATAACTTAAAACAGGAAGGTGTACATACCGAGCTGATCGCAGTCCGAGATGATGTCGCTTCGGGAACAGCCACGATTGTGGTCGCCGACAACGATAATCGCATTATCGTCGTGCCTGGTGCTAACGGTAAAGTGAGCGCTGCACAAGTACAAGAGCACGCGGACATCATCCGTCAATCAGATCTTGTGCTGCTTCAACTTGAAACTCCGCTACCGACGGTAGAGGCGGCGGTTGAACTGGCATATGACGCGGGCAAGCTCATTATTTTGAATCCTGCGCCTGCCGTGAAATTACCAGCGTCCTTACTGGACAAAGTGTCGTATGTAACTCCGAACGAGCATGAGTTAGCTATCTTGCTAGGCAACCCTGCTTCCGTACATACAGTAGGATCAGCGTCGCCAGATGTAGTAGAAGCAGATGTTAAAGCTGCGCTGCTACAACATCTACCTGGTCGAGTCGTAATGACGAAAGGTGCTGAAGGAGCCTACTGGACAGACTCCACTGGTAGTGTACAGCGTACGGCGAGCCATTCTGTCCAAGCCGTCGATACGACTGGCGCTGGAGATACGTTTAACGGTGCGTTAGCAGTAAAGCTAGCCCAAGGCTTTGCCCTTCAAGAAGCCATATCATGGGCTGTTGCCGCTGGTGCTCTATCCGTAACCAAGTTCGGCGCGCAAAGTGGCATGCCGACTGATGATGAACTCGAATCGTTTATGGCACAACTGTAA
- a CDS encoding CapA family protein, which produces MSNFKESRSQRHQRLRQKEKRKRTSKLRWLNRILALGVCAAAVLFFTTGTFKQMFWNENSHAQPPAPNKQQHSSEQPHRDQQQGESNNVPNDNPTDSNDTHPITHEPINIIFAGDALMDWSVKETIRSKGPDYPFKYVAPAVTKADYAVVNLETAVTTHDQKDPNQLYNFKSDPISLKGIKNAGFDLVTIANNHALDFKQKGFLDTLNHLQDYQLPYVGGGKNAEEAYRAHEVTLKGKKIKFLAFSRFIPQTYWFAGPDHPGIAEAYNKSSVLPVIERERKDCDYLLVYMHWGVEKKNRPEPWQRTYAREIIDAGADAIVSSHVHVLQGFEYYKGKPIAYSIGNFLFPDYVRNDKADTGLLTLTLQDGEIAMQFDPYFIYKDQIIKKEPSYDKKQLHYLESISYDVTIDGKQVKDAVKVNQHP; this is translated from the coding sequence TTGAGCAACTTTAAAGAGAGCCGTTCACAACGGCATCAACGTTTAAGACAAAAGGAGAAGCGCAAGCGAACGTCCAAGCTTCGATGGCTGAATAGGATTCTGGCACTTGGTGTGTGCGCTGCCGCCGTTTTATTTTTTACGACTGGGACCTTTAAGCAAATGTTCTGGAATGAAAACAGCCATGCTCAACCGCCTGCACCAAACAAACAACAGCACTCCTCTGAGCAACCGCACCGCGATCAACAACAAGGAGAATCCAACAACGTTCCCAACGATAATCCAACTGATAGCAACGATACGCACCCTATTACGCACGAGCCTATCAACATTATTTTTGCTGGCGACGCCTTAATGGATTGGTCTGTAAAAGAGACGATTCGTAGCAAAGGGCCTGATTACCCTTTCAAATACGTTGCTCCAGCTGTAACGAAAGCGGATTATGCAGTTGTCAATTTGGAAACGGCCGTCACAACCCATGATCAAAAAGACCCGAATCAACTTTACAATTTTAAATCCGATCCGATTTCATTAAAAGGAATTAAGAACGCTGGTTTTGACTTGGTCACTATCGCCAACAATCATGCCCTTGATTTTAAACAAAAAGGGTTTCTAGATACGCTCAATCATTTGCAAGATTATCAACTACCGTATGTTGGTGGCGGCAAAAATGCAGAAGAAGCGTATCGAGCGCATGAAGTCACGCTAAAAGGTAAAAAAATTAAATTTCTTGCCTTTTCCCGCTTTATTCCGCAGACGTATTGGTTTGCTGGTCCAGATCACCCAGGTATTGCGGAGGCGTACAACAAATCAAGTGTATTACCCGTTATCGAGCGTGAGCGCAAAGACTGTGATTATTTGCTTGTTTATATGCACTGGGGCGTGGAGAAAAAAAACCGACCTGAACCGTGGCAGCGTACTTACGCTCGCGAAATCATTGATGCGGGCGCGGACGCTATTGTCAGCAGCCATGTTCACGTGTTGCAAGGGTTCGAGTATTACAAAGGAAAGCCTATCGCGTATTCGATCGGTAACTTTTTGTTCCCTGATTACGTGCGCAACGATAAGGCTGATACAGGATTGTTAACACTTACGCTGCAAGATGGCGAAATTGCGATGCAGTTCGATCCTTATTTTATATACAAAGACCAAATTATCAAAAAAGAACCTTCTTATGACAAAAAACAATTGCACTATTTGGAATCGATCTCATACGATGTTACAATAGACGGAAAGCAGGTTAAGGATGCAGTGAAAGTGAACCAGCATCCTTAA
- a CDS encoding winged helix-turn-helix transcriptional regulator, whose translation MEQNHTSMCPRFEAAFCVLGKRWNGLLIKVLLSGPKRFKDISALIPTMSDKMLSERMKDLESIGIVVRNVYPETPVRIEYALTDKGRALEPVMKSISDWAEAWVEDTSDCFIAETSEQEAKS comes from the coding sequence ATGGAACAAAACCATACGAGTATGTGCCCACGATTCGAGGCAGCGTTCTGTGTTTTGGGAAAAAGGTGGAACGGTCTGCTAATTAAAGTGCTGCTAAGCGGCCCTAAACGGTTCAAGGACATTTCCGCTCTCATTCCTACAATGAGCGACAAAATGTTGAGCGAACGGATGAAAGACTTAGAATCGATAGGAATCGTTGTGCGTAACGTTTATCCAGAAACGCCGGTCCGAATTGAGTACGCACTCACGGATAAAGGACGCGCATTGGAGCCAGTCATGAAATCCATTTCTGACTGGGCAGAAGCTTGGGTGGAAGATACAAGCGATTGCTTTATTGCTGAAACTAGCGAACAGGAAGCTAAATCATAG
- a CDS encoding glutathionylspermidine synthase family protein, giving the protein MRRTFRMPFTAAQAFQGERLRTVPYVRMHGKPYCLTTAVGYTEEELAALRTAAEQMHRVFVKALRFVQTELPDVSLVNQLGIHPSLVEAARRQCPHTGIARQDWILGPEGWKCIENNADTPTGIPEAAYLSGSLLAELEQEQGQRQRLELEETRDAVRDTVKELGRNPGRDPGREPAATGTGCKLHNISAPLAERLQAALCDLLRWYEQQGLGRKVVFSSFGDHSEDRANTLFLMELVQAAGWDATYVPLEQMELRPEEGLFANGERVYIWYRLYPLEYLIHDQSPSGFPVGEHLMRLVAEGKLGLLNPSQSIILQSKALMALIWTLVEHQSEWSDWLTDEHVFDEQDVCAIRTYLPPTYTTPEPFIRQRIPYVAKGLWGREGKGTTRYDEHGQAIKDEDRDSEQANVQQEQREILHYYENQSKVYQQLIPMERVQLDTEDGQLEGYLLTGVYVPNGTFGGVLPRVGGLVTGDLASYAPGWLYTSHN; this is encoded by the coding sequence ATGAGGCGTACGTTTCGGATGCCATTTACAGCGGCGCAAGCGTTTCAAGGGGAGCGTCTGCGCACCGTGCCGTACGTGCGCATGCACGGCAAACCGTATTGCTTGACGACAGCTGTAGGCTATACAGAAGAAGAACTGGCAGCACTACGCACAGCTGCCGAACAGATGCATCGCGTCTTCGTTAAAGCGCTGCGCTTCGTGCAGACAGAGCTGCCTGACGTGTCCCTCGTCAACCAATTGGGTATCCATCCGAGTCTTGTTGAGGCAGCCCGTCGGCAATGTCCCCATACGGGCATTGCACGCCAAGACTGGATACTTGGCCCAGAGGGTTGGAAGTGCATCGAGAATAATGCGGATACGCCTACAGGCATACCGGAGGCTGCGTATTTGTCAGGCTCCTTGCTTGCGGAGCTGGAGCAGGAGCAGGGGCAGAGGCAGAGGCTGGAGCTGGAGGAAACAAGGGATGCAGTAAGGGATACAGTAAAAGAGCTAGGAAGAAATCCCGGAAGAGATCCGGGAAGGGAGCCAGCAGCTACAGGCACTGGCTGCAAGCTGCACAATATTTCGGCCCCGCTTGCGGAACGGCTGCAAGCCGCGTTATGCGACTTGCTTCGCTGGTATGAGCAGCAAGGATTAGGGCGAAAAGTGGTGTTTAGTAGCTTCGGGGATCATAGCGAAGATCGCGCCAACACGCTCTTTTTAATGGAACTCGTACAGGCAGCGGGATGGGATGCTACCTATGTTCCATTGGAGCAAATGGAACTTCGACCTGAAGAGGGACTGTTCGCAAATGGTGAACGCGTCTACATATGGTATCGTCTCTATCCATTAGAGTATCTCATTCACGATCAGTCGCCATCAGGCTTTCCTGTAGGGGAGCATCTTATGCGACTCGTAGCTGAAGGGAAGCTAGGCTTGCTTAACCCGTCGCAATCGATCATTTTGCAGAGTAAAGCGCTTATGGCACTTATCTGGACCTTAGTAGAGCATCAATCGGAATGGTCAGACTGGTTAACGGACGAGCACGTCTTTGACGAACAGGATGTCTGTGCGATCCGCACCTACTTGCCACCCACGTATACGACACCAGAGCCGTTTATTCGGCAGCGTATTCCGTATGTAGCGAAGGGATTGTGGGGGCGGGAAGGGAAAGGGACGACTAGGTATGATGAGCATGGTCAAGCGATAAAGGATGAAGACCGTGATTCCGAACAGGCAAATGTACAGCAGGAGCAGAGGGAAATACTGCACTATTATGAGAACCAGTCCAAAGTTTATCAACAGCTCATTCCGATGGAGCGAGTTCAGCTCGACACGGAGGATGGGCAGCTAGAAGGATATTTGTTAACAGGCGTCTATGTGCCGAACGGAACGTTTGGTGGCGTATTGCCGCGAGTTGGTGGGCTTGTTACGGGTGACTTGGCCAGTTATGCGCCAGGATGGCTTTATACATCACACAATTGA
- a CDS encoding DUF350 domain-containing protein, giving the protein MSTFLSELGNVGIGLLLIALIMAAGAFVFSKLTRFNDRDEIMKGNEAAGIYMGSKLLGLAIIVAMVSLNTSSWVLMLAWSAVGIVILCIVYFIVDICLPQFRVCDEIAKGNKAVAHLLRGIIIGVSIVIGTMLI; this is encoded by the coding sequence ATGAGTACCTTTTTATCCGAGCTTGGGAATGTTGGAATCGGCTTACTCCTAATTGCGCTCATTATGGCAGCAGGCGCATTCGTATTTAGCAAACTTACGCGGTTCAACGATCGTGATGAAATTATGAAAGGCAATGAGGCTGCTGGCATCTACATGGGCAGTAAGTTGCTCGGTTTAGCGATCATCGTAGCGATGGTATCTTTAAATACGAGTTCGTGGGTATTGATGCTTGCATGGTCGGCTGTGGGCATCGTTATTTTGTGCATCGTCTATTTCATTGTTGATATCTGTTTACCGCAGTTTCGTGTATGTGATGAAATTGCAAAAGGCAATAAAGCCGTTGCCCATCTGCTGCGCGGTATTATTATCGGGGTATCTATCGTCATCGGAACGATGCTTATTTAA
- a CDS encoding DegV family protein encodes MTIHIITDGSSDLTSEITQQFGINVVPLHVRFGDELHTSEMDGAEFYKRMREEEELPKTASPSPGAFLELYKSLSADRDILVLCITPELSSTYNHALMAKEMYEEEGHPNRVEVLDSKTTSLGLGLLAVRAAELAQTGETLQSVSQKMQQYAKETRTYFTVDTLENVIKGGRLSRLKGTVASMLNIKLVMEANEDGAVEVLEKVRGTQKALRRLIDKVGEAWHSTDKDWVAFAHSNCEERARTFMESLLAKYPFKRVLFVNIGPVIGTYSGEGCVLVTYQTTLERSHT; translated from the coding sequence ATGACCATTCACATCATTACGGACGGAAGCTCCGATTTAACTTCTGAGATCACACAACAGTTCGGAATTAACGTTGTTCCTCTCCATGTTCGGTTTGGAGATGAACTACATACTTCTGAAATGGACGGAGCAGAGTTCTATAAGCGCATGCGAGAGGAAGAAGAATTGCCAAAGACAGCTAGTCCATCACCAGGGGCATTCCTTGAACTATATAAATCGCTAAGTGCAGATCGTGACATTCTCGTGCTATGCATTACTCCTGAACTTAGTAGTACGTATAATCATGCTCTAATGGCCAAAGAGATGTATGAAGAAGAAGGACATCCGAACCGGGTCGAAGTGTTGGATTCGAAGACAACCTCATTAGGACTTGGGTTGCTTGCAGTACGTGCTGCTGAACTAGCTCAGACAGGTGAGACTTTGCAATCCGTGAGTCAGAAGATGCAGCAATACGCAAAAGAGACTCGGACCTATTTTACGGTGGATACGTTGGAGAACGTCATTAAAGGTGGGCGCTTAAGCCGCCTCAAAGGGACGGTTGCTTCTATGCTTAACATTAAGCTCGTGATGGAAGCGAACGAGGATGGTGCCGTTGAGGTATTGGAAAAAGTGCGCGGTACGCAAAAAGCGCTGCGTCGCTTAATTGACAAAGTGGGTGAAGCTTGGCATAGCACAGACAAAGATTGGGTTGCATTTGCTCATTCCAACTGTGAGGAGCGTGCCCGTACGTTTATGGAATCCTTATTGGCGAAGTATCCATTTAAACGTGTGCTATTTGTCAATATCGGACCGGTTATCGGTACGTATTCGGGTGAAGGCTGTGTACTCGTTACTTATCAGACTACATTAGAGCGATCTCATACTTAA